A window of Xenopus laevis strain J_2021 chromosome 1L, Xenopus_laevis_v10.1, whole genome shotgun sequence genomic DNA:
TGCACTGCTTATCTGGCAGACAaagtttggttattttttttgcatattatatatattatttttgactTAAGGTGGTTGTTTTAACATTTGTAATTTAACTTGCACTTGCAATgataacaatacaaaaaaatatttttttcaaagggCTAAATCCCGACATGGcatgtttatattgtttatagaaagtttcaaatgaaatcaaatgtgtcATAAAGGAATATTAATTATTTGCTCTGCAGGTTTACCATATGCTGGTGGTCATTGTAGAATGTTTGCTATTACCTTAAGTGAAGGAAATAATTATTGTGTTTGTACTAGCTTGACCTAAGGTGAGCAGATGCTATTTATTGCCAGTTTACTTACGGAAACCATCTGCCTGTGCCTTTCCCCATTTTCCCTTGATAAACTCCCATGCCTTTCCCATTTTCCCTTGCCTTTCTTCATTTTATCCTGTTGAACTTCCATGCCTTTCCCCACTTTcccttttagctttttattcagcagcgctccagtttgAAAATTCAGCAATGGGGTTgctgtggtccaaattaccctagcaaccatgcactgatatgaataagagactggaatatgaataagagaggcctgaatagaaatatgagtaataaaaagtagcaataacaatacatttgtagccttacaaagcatttagtgacccccatttgaaagctggaaagagtgaggagaagaagaaggaaaatagttcaaaaactataaaaaataaataatgaagaccagctgaaaagttgcttagaattggccattctataacaaactaaaagttaacttgaaggcgaatcactcctttaaaaccattttctgcctctttccttaTGCTGAGGTCAAATTAATATAAAcctcctcagcattcagctgaaaaaaaagttttatttccttttctacCATTAATATCCTGCCCTTGGTTGTACCTAAAGGCACATGTGATATAATTATATAGTTGTTTTTACTGATAAatgattaaaatttttttactaAGGTATCTTTTCCTTTATAGACATGGGTcttttttgattctcagtccagacatggcaaccaattagatgattgctttcattgttcaactggctgaaaaaagttaatcactgattggttgtataggttactgcccaggagcaaatttgcccagtgtatataaatgagccccagtgtattCTGGTGATCATTCTGAATCTTTGTCAGTTCTCCATGCTATGGTTACTTCCCATGGGGCAAACTGGTCTGACTGTGGATGAACCTTTATGTCCACAAACAAGAAAACAAACTAGAGAGAGACCACTGTTTTTTCACAAGTTTCCTCAGCTTCACCTGATTAGTGCTtgacttcttaaaaaaaattattcaaaatccgaTTTAACACATTAGTCAAGCTCAATGAACTTTagttatactatataaattatttgtttccttcagtctttgaattcagaattatagcaagcaagcaggagccattttgtggacactgttattaaggcaagcattatatatttagggggttatttactaagctccgaatacccgaaaatgcccgaaatccgaaaaatttgtgatttttgtgttataattggcttttaaaatttttttttcggaatttattaaaccccaatggctaaaaagccagaatataaaaaccttTTCCCgcaaattacctttgcgggaaatttttttcggagttttcacctgaaagctcggaaaacattgtgaaacccccgacacaaccaaaaatcaatgggactgttcccattgacttttatgcaacctcgacaggtttgagatgccgtgtttttatattcgggctttttagcactcagggtttaataaattcggaaaaatttattttttttcaaagcctattataacacaaaaatcacaaatttttcggatttcgggtattttcgagtattcggagcttagtaaataaccctcagcatctcaaacctgtcgaggttgcataaaaatcaatgggaacagtcccattgatttttggttgtgtctggggtttcgggcaatttcacgaagaaatcgtgaaaatctgagcttttcccgcaaaggtaattttcaggaaaatctaataataaataagcgttaaaaacccgagcggcttaaatctgagtttttagcagccaatattgagataaattcggaccttgataaataacccccttagtgtctttttCGGGAAGTAAAGCTTTCCTAAAGCTTCATTATTCTCCACCTATGAAGGATATAAAGCAACAAAGAATATACTTAAGCACTACACCATTTTCCTGGTTGATTCTATTGAAGATTAAAGAGTAAATGAAGCAGTGTAGCACTCTTTGTAAGAAAGCACCAGACAGTAAACCAGCAGACAATAATAAAACTATAGTGTTCTTTAACAACCTAATCCATCATTGTAGCAACTGGCCCCACCTTCAGTTTACTATTTGTTCATGAAAATCTTTCCATTCATTGAACTCTATTTGTTTTAATAATGTTGACCTTGCAAGCAGTGAATACATATATTATCAGTTTCTAGGGAACTTTGCCTTGACAGTAGTTCAAACAAGCTCTGTTCTGTCATTAGGGAGCATTTACATTTGGCTGAAATATACATGAGCTTAGCAGCCTGGATATCCCTAATGTATGCCAGCACCCAGCTGCACTGCTCTGTGTGGTTGAACTCCATGGTGACTGCAATGGGATAAGAGAGACAGTTCTCAGGTAAACCTACCTTATTGTACACCATCTTCAAGCCATCTTACAACCATACAACTGCATCTTAAGGCTTTTTTTGCATTGatacaaatattacatttacCAACATAGGTaagtaaaatattaaagcaaattctggagaaatacattttaattatataagaAACGTGTTATGTAGACATAGATCCTGTTAGCTTTtgatgtttaatattttattcagcTTTGGATTCTGCTTTCTTAGCCAGCGTACACTAGAGTATTGCAGAGACAGACATTCGTCATCACCAGTTCAGttttataaatgaatatgttTCTGGGCTGAGATAGTCCTCTTCCCAAAGAGAAAGGGATTATTTCACTTATAATTCAGTATTTTTCATACATTCATAATAGCACGAATTATACCAAGACCATAGCCCACTGGTAAAGAGGGTGCAATACCTTGGATATTTGTCTTTCACAATCATTTTGTGTAGAATGGCATCTGAATCATGCAGGTGTTGCTTTGTAAGGCATAACTTTGATATCAAGTAATGGCTGAACTATGAGCAAATCTGCCACTCAGAAATTACAATCAAGAGTTTAGTTCTAGAGAAATAATAAGTGCACAATAGatcttctatatacagtatattggcgtATAGGCAGCCATCAACAGTTGTTTTATCTGGTtatatgctttcagaaaaagccagcactccatagtggaactgctttcagacaggctcttgtttctcttcattcaatgtaactgaaggaagaGTAAAAGTcatatgactgagggcacctgggaaactgacatgtttagccccatgtcagacttcaaaatgaaatataaaaaaaagtgtttgctcttttaataaaatggatttcagtgctaaaGTCTATTGGAGCAgaacttttaactgattcattttgtttaaaaaaacagtagttAGGGATGCTTACAGAGGCTATGTACCTGTGTTATTGCATTCAAAATTGCGCATGCAACAGTGTACAATGGTATAAAAAGGTAAAGCAGGACCAATACAGACAAAGCTgtcacaaattttttaaaaaaaatatcttttaattgTTGAGATTAACTTGATCTGATTTGTAGCTTatccttatgttttttttcctttcctgctttCTTGGAGGAAGCTTCAGTTTGCTCACACCATGCTAGATTCTTACTATTTACAGGAACTGGATGATGAGGAGGTACCTGCATGATGTCATTtcattgtgtgtttgtgttttacTGGTTCATAAAAGGCCATTAAAGACACAGTAAACAATCATTTCAGTTTTAGTCTAAAGACTAAGAGAAACTTTTACTTCACTGCAGTAGTGAAACTTCAGTTCATGCATTCTTTTAAAAGTTCATGCACTATAAAACCgaattttttctctgtacagcACCGTGTATTTGAGCATAAGGCAATCTTGTGCATATATAGAAGCTTGCCAGTGGGATGATGCCCCACTGGGGTTGCACCATGAGTTATttcagtatatattttaaaacagatcATCTTTCTGAGGTTTTGGAGGCCTATGTATTTTACTGGGGGATAAATacattacttgtcctttaagtttttGGTTTTTCCATGTGTGTATAAGGTCCTAGTCTTCTGTGATTATTTTAGCTAAGAATAAAGAAATACTGGGAGCTTTTCTTGTAAAACTGAGTGAGATAGTTACACTACGAGAATAAGAGTGGTAAGTGGGACAGTATTTTACACAGTACACAGTCCCAGTGTTGactgcataataataaaaaaatagcaaattacatttctttttgagTACTATTGTTTTATCAAATGCCTAGAAAAAAAGACAAGACAGTATACAGATGCATCAGACGTGTAAtgcttaattttaataaaaaccatTACAGCCTAACATTATTTGTGGATTGATGTCCATGAGTTTGATCAGTTACTATCAACATCAGTTAAATCAAATACAGGTCCAAACTGCTCTACACTATAGAAATAGAAATAGCATTTACTAGTGAGGATAATACTTGCTGCTGGTACACTTaaaataactaatatatatacttttttgtctgtcttttttttcttcaaatctttCCAGAAAGCAATGCATGAATTTAACGAGGACTGGAAGCTTTCAGGAATACAACGAATATATTACAACACTCTAGTCACAGCATTTGGAGGGTTTGGCtcagaaaatggaaaatgtatttggcCAACTGGTGTGTGCAACACATTTGAAGGTGATCTTGCAATTAAAGATAGTGGCAATAATCAAATCCATATTTATACCCTTCATGGACTGCATAAACAAACATTTACTTATGGCTCAGaatcaacaaaatgctttggTGATATAGCCTGCACCCAGGAAGGACTTTTTCTGGTGTCTGATGGTTCCAAAGGTATTAAAGTGTTCTCTAAAGAAGGCAATATGATCCACCTTCTAAAGTCACCTAAAACTGACTGGAAACATTCATATGGACTAGCGGTATTAAATTCCAACAGTCTAGGAGTTACAGATTGGACAGATGGTGGTAAAGTGCATATAGTTTCAGTAGATTGGAGAATGAATGCTATTCTGAGGACCAATGTTGTTGACGGACTCCGTAGACCCGAGTATATTGCAGCTACTGAGGTATTAAATGTAAACATACAGAAGCTTAACAttcttatttgtttattaattataGTATGTTGTCCTGTATTCTAAATGTTACAATAATCTTAGTCAGTGAAGAGTTTCACACATGAGTAAATTGCATAAGAAAGGATTTAGATTCCAGGCAGAAATGTGTCACATAAATGTGTGGGTTTCTGAGTAATTTAACAAGGAAATGTGGGAGTACATCATTTATTGTAAATTGTACCATAGGTGAAAGTTTGGAGCCTTAAGCAATAAAAAATTGCTGTGCGTGGAGCACTTGCACCCATGAGATTTGTGCAGTCTACCCTTTGCACTGAATCTGGTACAAGGTTCAAAGAACAGCACTGTGGGTGCCATACATTCGGTTCTTAGAGCCTGCCATATTCAAGCTGTAAGTACAAGGCCCCACTTCACCTTTACCCCTGTGGGTGATGCACAAAATAGGGGACATCCAAAGGGAGGTTCATATATAGTCCTTGCAATGcagacagcactttatttatgGGAAAGGTGCTGGTCTTTGTGTGCTTTTCTTGAGTGCAAAGACCCACACCTATGGGCATTAGGCAAATAaagggggcaaagtgcaaaaacatggtgaTATGACAAAGGGGCATACTATTGGTCAATTTGGCTACATATAACAGCAGCCATGTACCTGTTGTTACTGAACTAGATAGGCTTTGTTTACACAACAATCAAATTTGCCAAAGCTCATAtaactttaaagaaaataatttttacaggtACTGAAAAGAAATACGTTGCTTGCAAAGGACAGTCTTATGCACATTGATGAGCAGAATTGTAATTTGACAGATCCACTTGCACTACAAATTCAAACTTTCATTTATAGCCATGAACCTTTACAGGCTCTTAATATTTTTAATCTCTTATATGTGAAAGGGGACAATAAAATAGGTCACCAGGTATTTAGAGTTAAACCTAGGACACATTTGTTGGCATGGATCTTTCACAACATTGTGGAACATTTTATTAGACCACACCTCCTGTTTTAATCATGCCCCACTGAAGGTCACAGttatagactttttttcttcTATCTCAATGCAGTttgcttttacatattttacctgAGCAGCTTCCACGTAATACAATTGTATGCATATTATTTGCTCTGTTGGATAAATATTATGAAAGGCTTTGTACAAAAAAAGCTTTGGACATACACCATTTAATCCTTATTCATATAAGCCTTCGTTTCTAATACATatgaagtaaataaaaaaagccaTATAAAAGTTTTAGGAGCAGCTGGACTGTTTGCTGCTTCTTTTTGTTATACCCTTGGGTTTTGAAACTACAAATGTCTTTTGTAGGATGAAGATTTGCTGGTTACAGAGGGGCAGCTCTTTGGAAAGCACAAAGGTGGATGTATTAAGATAATAGACAGTGAACGAACACTTAAGAAGATAGTTGGACCTACATATGGCAAACAGAAGCACTTCATCAACCCATCGGGAGTGTGCGTGGATACCAATGGGAACTTCTTTGTAGCAGATAAGGGAAATAACAGTGTCACTTTGTTTAGCCGTGATGCTTCCCTGTGTGCTCAGGTAGTTTCTCAGGACCTAGAGGGACCAAGTGGCATTGCAATAACAAAGAGCGGCCTTCTGGTTGTGACTGACTGTTACCACCActgtgtaaaaatgtataaatataaacagaGCTTACATTTTTAGAATGACAACTGAGGTACTCAGAGATTAAATCAtgcctataataaatatatgacaGTACAAGAAAAATAGTTTTGTTCTTTCATTTACATTTGATTGAATGTTGATATCTGACAAAAGGCCTCTGTCTTTTATTATCAGCCATTTTAGCTTTAGAACGACTCACTAATGGTACTATCTGCAGCCTTATTAGCAGGTAAATGAATACCAGAGCCATACCAATTAGTATTGGTGCCCAAGTCTGCCCGCTTACCATCCACTATCCATCTAGTGGTCGGCACATCCCATCCATTTCTGACTTCAATAATACACACATTATCACTCCCACAACAAATGCGCCCCTTCCCATCCTTACTCCACCTGAATTATGTGCATCATCTGCCTACCCCCAAGACCCTGCTCTGAATGCTACATCAAACCTTGTTTATACCTTCATTTAAAGTATATTTCATGCTGTTAAGATATACTAAACTTTAAACATGGGACATTATAATTAATGAgtactttatataaaaaatagcttTATTAGCAGCAGAATTACCTTAAGTGACCCTGGGATCCAatgaaatattttccattttatttttattgccagaACATCCTAAATCACCATATAATGCTTTTATATATCATAAACCTGAATGTACAAAGGAACTGTCGctacttgtaaatgtaaatgtcttTGAGATGGAATAATTGGGTGTATGCATTAGAAAAACATATGGAAATGAGTAAACTTACTTATTATGCCTGAACAAATTTGACTTCTACATATTCCAAATCCatgcaaacattttggaaaaaaatgaattgcttatCACTAACAAGAAGCCCTCTAGTGCAACCACTTGAGACTACAGCCTCTGAAAGTGATACTTAAATTCCTGATGAAGGGAAAATGAATTGCATTTATACAGTAACTAGAGATTCATTTTGTAATTCAAAAAGGATAAGAGATGTTAACCTAATTGGCCATCTTAAAAGAATCAGTAATTAAAAAGGGGCATGGAGCAAATGGAAAAGTGTGGTAATCTATTCATATAAGATtaaaaaagaatgcaaaataCAGGCAACAACATGctcagttgtttttttattcctgCAGTACCCCCTCCTTTCCTGCACCATCACTGTTGACTACATGCTTCTCATAACATTGTGTGAGCAGTTGTTAGCTTAGGTGATTTAGATGTGGGTTACTTGGTTTGGCTACTGGAAGTTTATTTATGTTCCAGTGGGGGTCCTTCTATAGCGCTTCCCATCCACAACTGAGAGACATAGCATCACTTGTCACTGTGCAGCAGTAGTTGGCAGATCTCAAATGTGTTCTAATAACCAGACATCAGTAGGTATCAATACCTGTCTGctgtttgattggttgctatgggctccattactaaatgtggccatacacgcacctatattattcggtgcgtgtatggtgggggAGTCGAGcagactgatatcggcagaagacttgggtatcggtcggctcatcgattagcccaggtggaaaattttgatcaggcgcctttgaaggcacccaaaaaTCCCCCATTTTTAGTGCTGGAATGctactgtatatctgacaattcagctttacgtgtgtgtattgaaacaaacaatttttcttggaaagatcataattgtagcgTCAACTTAAGGGTAAACTTTGCTCCTTTTATTGCATTATCAATATTAAAGTTACTAGATTGCAAAGATAAAAAgtatagaatagaaatataaaagtaTAGAATAGGGTTAGTGCTTTTCTGCACTAGCATGTTCCCACATAGTGTAGTAGGCTAATTCAGTGCACCCTTTTTTTCTAGGCCCTAGGATCCTGAGCTCAGGATCTTctactcattaaaggagaaggtaaggcttcgtgcacttgggggtgccaaatgtaatgCACCCCCAAgagattgtattgacttacctgaaaccccaggccagctctcctatcagcagaaaactgcaccagccggagttataccagtgagcaccacggagcgatcctcttccctTCACATCAcaagcatgtgcagtagaacaaaaagccgaacgttaactaaaaagtcgcctatttcgttcaactgtgcatgcgtttgccccgggaaatttgaagaaagaagaagacggaagtggattgctctgtggtgctcactagtataactccgagcctgtgcagttttctgttgttAGGGGCAccacctggggtttcaggtaagtaaatacaatcacttgggggtgcctaacattttttatggtttttcagttatttagcttttttgttcagcaaccagcagttatctggttgctagggtcttatttaccctagtaaccaggcagtggcttgaacgAGGGATggaaagatgaataggagagggcttgtgTAGAAAGCTAAGTaagaaaaagtatcaataacaataaaattgtagcaatCCAGGGAAACATttattggctgctggggtcaatgaGTCCcaatagaaagctggaaagaggcagaagaggaaggcaaataatataaaaactacaaaaaaaattaaattatgaaaAGCAAATGCAAAGTTGTTAGgaacaggccattctataatatgctaaaaagttaacttaaatgtgaaccattcctttaaaaatcttgtttgataatcagaatatgctgcgtctgcatccatcAGCCGTGTCGGATCAAttcgacatttctattacttaccttatttctgtcgcatccaacgtgacgccagTGCATCGGATCGTGTCCATGTTGTCCTACCCTTACTCTTtggtctcctgcactgaacagccagaaaaagatacaaagtttcgaacttcattggcttttggcagagagcccagaacagaaacttagatacttttgtaacaatttaagataagcgggtctcttgggagaacttatactcacagtttaaagggcaattcaccatcattagcaaaactgcaataacacataaaaaccacagaaatgtgttcaaactttcataacctgccaaattgtgtaaaatggacatggtaattagggggtgtggccacacaatggGCATGGCCAATAGATGTCACCGCAATTCGCATGCCAAatgtttttgtccttctttctgtttccaaaatggtGGGAGGCATGCCTAAAGCCTTCACATGTACAAATCAGTCATTCACACAGCACAGGCAAAATACCATCCATGCTCTGTTTTCTTAAATGTTACAGGATAATTATCAGCTGTCCCAGGCCAGGACTGTCAATCtgagggttctggcaaataccagaggggctgctgtgaggTGTCATAAAAAGTCACACcttagtgcatacctcccaacattttggaagtaaaaagagggacaaaaattatttttccgcacgtagcgcagcaatttttttgaccacacccctttctgtggccacatcctaattaccatgtttgttttacaaaatttggcgggttatgaaagtttgaaaatagttttccttatctaaactgtgtttttgtgtctcaaacttgttacaaagtatcttatttgcacctgtggctgttctgggctctctgctaaaagccaattaagtgagaaactttgtttctttttctggctgttcagtgcatagaaaagagggactttccagtacaaatgagggactgcgggttgagctgtcaaaagagggactgtccctccgaaaaagggacagttgggaggtatgccttagtgggctggtggagggctgTTAGTgttctgtttgggcctctgtgtacctgaaatggcagggcctattttgattctcagcaAAGACCTGAGCTGCCCTGTAATCCAATGCATGTGGAACTACAAGACGTCCACTTCTGCTTTGCTTAGTTTAGTTATAAGCATTCCAGCAACCAGGAAACGCATGCTTTATAGAGAGAAGCTTTGGAAAATGGTACAGTCTGTACTCCCCCCTCAGCTGAAGCGCGTGTGGTACAGGCAGGGGGCGTTGCTGTCTGCGCAGGGTCCGGAAAGAACTTGTCTGTATTCACGTCAGGCATGAATGCGAGGAGAGGGGGGCAGTGATTTACAGTAGTTCCCTGAGAAAGTAACGGTGCAGGGCATTAGCCTTACCAAGCACGCTGGATCCGTGGCTGCCCCTGCATAGCACTCTCCTGCCATTACTCCTTACTATAAGCAGACACAGAAGTTTGGTTGCGGATCAGCAGTGTCACCATGATGTGCACTTTACGCTCCTTCTTTGCCAGAGGGAAATTGGCATCAACAGCTGCTGCTGCCTGGCGGAATCCGGCTGCTTTGGCTCAGGTGACCCTACTGCACTGGGCAAATATAAACTTGTAGATAGTCTGTAAAATCAGCGAGACAGACAGAAATAACAGCCAGGAGGGGGGCACTTGTTGTGTCTTCCAGTCTCTATGGTATAAGTGTGGCCCTGCAGTGTAATCCTTACAATTACATGTACGGTATGAGTGGCAGACAAAAGACAGCAGGACAGTTAGGATATGTATCAGTAACACTGCCTCCCTGTAGCTTTCTCTCGAATTATAATTGCCATTTGTGTTAATACCCCCTGCCTTCATTGCTGTGTAGATCCTATGCAGGCAGAAAGTGCCTCTACTGTAAATAGGTGATTATATAACTGGCCTGGTTAATTATAACAATCTGTGAGCTGACTCCTTTGCTTGACCTTCTGTCAATCTGTCACCATATCACTGTGGAATTAGCAGATGATCAGTTTATATTAGCCTGCCTGCAGTACATTGACATATACGGGATTATAACTGAATGATGTTGTTGGAAGCAATgatttcatttgtacttttatttGGGGCCCTTTTCTTTGTCTATTTGTATTCAGTGCTACAGGACCACCCTGTCTCACTAACCCCAGGGATGCTGAACTACCTCTcccaagcaggcctggactgggattcaaaataggccctggaatttcaagtacacagaggcccaaacagcccccaccaggcaTATATGGCAtcctacagcagcccctctggcatttgccaaaacccacagattgccagtccgggcctgctcccaaGCTGTCCTGCAAGTGCCAGTGGGTGTCTGGTTgggtgagttgtagttcagccacagACACAGTTGCACTTTCCTGTCTACTATCATATATTCCCTTGTAATTCATGCTTGTGTGTATGTTTACCTTCAGACTTCTACCAATAGTGACCCATTACATGGCGTGCCCAGGCCAAATGTCAGAAAATCAGAAGGCCAAACTGCATTGGCCATCACAcgtatgtttttctttaaaagggttgttcaccttttaacttttattatgatgtagagagtgatctacaattattttcattattattatttgtggtttttgagttatttacctttttattcagtttgcatcttcagcaacctggttgcttgggtccaaatgaccctagcaaccatgcactggtttccacgagagacagaaatatgaatagtcGAGGGACcaaatagtaagatgagtaataaaaagtagcagtaacaataaatgtgtagccttacagagcatttgtttttttagatcaggtcattgacccctatttgaaagctgggaagaatcagaagaagaaggccaattgaaaagttgctcagaattagccatatctataacatactaaaagttaattcaaaggtgaaccatccctttaagtaataaacTCCAGGCCTAGAGTCTGTAGTGAAAGTCATAGGAGAGACTTTTTTTTAGTGAACTGATAATATGAGTATTGGAGTAAAAAGAAGATAGGGCAGtctatttcagaaaaaatgtttttacaattttccTTTCATATATgacattttctaatattttcagtAGCAACTGCTAAACGGCCTCAGGAAAACCAAGGTAAGCTTTGGATGCCTTTAATAAACGGCTACCCTCATGTAGTCTTCATTCCTACCTACTGGGACTTGCAATGTCCTACCCCTGAGGACACATGTAGAAGGCAGTATATGTTTAGGTGCTTGTTCATTACAAGGATTGTTATTTAAGTTTGgttaaaataaatggtttatcTTTATCCAGGAGAAGGCTTACAAAACTCCACTAAGAAACCAGTACATTAAGAGGGCTGTTTACACAGCCGTGTAAGAGGATTCGAagtcaaaaacaatttaaatgttgTGACAGCATAGATCATCCATTATAAAGTGCTACTAGCATTACAGGTACATTCCTCTCTCAAATTCTTTATCAGATAGCGGAGCTTTTAGTGTATTAGAACAAAGGAGACAGTCTATTGGGTTGTCAATATCTTGCATAGAGTTTGCTCCTACTACCATCTGAGTATAATGTCTGCCTTTCAGATAGGAAAATGTATCCAAAGACACTCCAATATATTTGTCTTTTGATTCTGATAGCGAATGAAAAGTTTCAGGAGCgcgcattaaaggacaaggaaagttaaactaaagaagtaggctagaaatgtaatacattatgttttgagcgtCTGTGCCAGCCAcagacaaccaaagccctttagcagggaagatctgtgtctccaaagatgccccagtagctccccatcttcttttctgtttattcactgcacatgctctgtgctgctgtcagttactgagcttagggacccactcacaatatacagtacacatagaataagaatataaatgtaacagtattaggctgattagtaattaatacagataattactacatagcagcacagaaaccagtgcaactagcatcagaatttaataatcagccctgtagcttcagtttatattacagacaaacctcatt
This region includes:
- the LOC121400709 gene encoding E3 ubiquitin-protein ligase TRIM32-like, whose protein sequence is MHEFNEDWKLSGIQRIYYNTLVTAFGGFGSENGKCIWPTGVCNTFEGDLAIKDSGNNQIHIYTLHGLHKQTFTYGSESTKCFGDIACTQEGLFLVSDGSKGIKVFSKEGNMIHLLKSPKTDWKHSYGLAVLNSNSLGVTDWTDGGKVHIVSVDWRMNAILRTNVVDGLRRPEYIAATEDEDLLVTEGQLFGKHKGGCIKIIDSERTLKKIVGPTYGKQKHFINPSGVCVDTNGNFFVADKGNNSVTLFSRDASLCAQVVSQDLEGPSGIAITKSGLLVVTDCYHHCVKMYKYKQSLHF